The Acidicapsa acidisoli genome window below encodes:
- a CDS encoding DNA polymerase III subunit has translation MGFQEFLGNPHTVERLRESVLHQRIPQAIILAGPRGAGKYTLALMFIRLVNCLAPIETDGLPDYCGVCRNCERIGQAADLESRITDALSAREDLRETDKRETRILIQPHPDILIVPPDPPQNLIKIGQVRQVIHNAYYRQPVEAKRSIFLFTSSAFMKEAANSLLKVLEEPPPNCTLILLTENPAEMLPTIRSRAMLFRLTAVPLDTLERLIETRRSELKGPRRALVARMAEGAVGRALGFDVETYLASRQDALVVLRSALRDPDFSSLFRTTDTYRGGADGQEKTLNLLRATNALIEDLLMLVAGTPQLIRNQDISAELTQLAAGVSLDWIDHGARSLAEVEKGMRRNLLRSLSLDAMALALERG, from the coding sequence ATGGGCTTTCAGGAATTCCTAGGCAATCCGCACACCGTCGAACGCCTGCGCGAGAGTGTCCTGCACCAGCGCATTCCGCAGGCAATTATCCTCGCCGGCCCTCGCGGAGCAGGCAAGTACACGCTGGCCCTGATGTTCATCCGCCTCGTGAACTGCCTCGCGCCCATCGAAACAGACGGCTTGCCGGACTACTGCGGCGTCTGCCGCAACTGCGAACGGATCGGCCAGGCCGCCGACCTTGAATCCCGCATCACCGATGCGCTCTCAGCCCGCGAAGACCTCCGCGAAACCGACAAGCGCGAAACCCGCATCCTCATCCAGCCCCACCCCGACATTCTCATCGTCCCGCCCGACCCGCCGCAGAACCTCATCAAAATCGGCCAGGTCCGCCAGGTCATCCACAACGCCTATTACCGCCAGCCTGTCGAGGCCAAACGCTCGATCTTCCTGTTCACCTCTTCGGCCTTCATGAAAGAAGCAGCCAACAGCCTGCTCAAAGTCCTTGAAGAGCCGCCGCCGAACTGCACCCTCATCCTGCTCACCGAAAACCCGGCGGAGATGCTGCCCACCATTCGCTCCCGTGCGATGCTGTTCCGCCTCACCGCCGTCCCCCTCGACACGCTGGAGCGACTCATCGAAACCCGCCGCTCCGAGTTGAAAGGCCCTCGCCGTGCCCTGGTTGCAAGAATGGCCGAAGGAGCCGTAGGCCGCGCCCTCGGCTTCGATGTCGAAACCTACCTCGCCAGCCGCCAGGACGCGCTCGTCGTCCTGCGCTCAGCCTTGCGCGATCCCGATTTTTCTTCTCTCTTTCGCACCACCGACACCTACCGCGGCGGCGCCGATGGCCAGGAAAAGACCCTCAATCTTCTCCGCGCCACCAACGCCCTCATCGAAGACCTGCTCATGCTCGTCGCTGGCACGCCGCAACTGATCCGCAACCAGGACATTTCCGCCGAACTCACTCAGCTCGCCGCCGGAGTCTCCCTCGACTGGATCGACCACGGCGCGCGCTCTCTCGCCGAGGTTGAAAAGGGCATGCGCCGCAACCTGCTGCGCTCTCTCTCACTCGACGCCATGGCCCTCGCGCTGGAGCGTGGCTGA
- a CDS encoding L-threonylcarbamoyladenylate synthase, producing MNEYMDTLRLRVDLENMGSEASQRALDLAAAILQRGGTVALPTETVYGLGTNALNAEAVAAIFTAKERPGWDPLIVHVADEAMLARIISEIPETARLLIRAFWPGPLTLLLPRSQAVPDAVTAGRPLVGVRMPGHPVALEVIRRAGVPVAAPSANRFGHTSPTTAEHVLNDLDGRIDAVVDAGPTAFGVESTVLDPNPSPMIVYRPGAITLDQIRTVAGPVEMFVERESLAVEPRESLPSPGVGLRHYAPRARLILVEAGEGQKNTDLASQLYMEAVIFSRERVGVMLPYGLPGEQTVAESRDHFEDVAEIFWWGNWSEPEVLAQRLFAGLRQLDAAGCSVIVCPVPPDGGIGAAIRDRLRKAAWKDNPKA from the coding sequence ATGAATGAGTATATGGACACGCTGCGATTACGGGTTGATCTGGAGAATATGGGTAGCGAGGCATCGCAGCGGGCGCTCGATCTGGCGGCTGCGATTCTGCAGCGAGGCGGAACTGTCGCATTGCCGACGGAGACGGTCTACGGACTGGGCACGAACGCGCTGAATGCTGAGGCTGTGGCGGCGATTTTTACGGCGAAGGAACGTCCGGGGTGGGATCCGCTGATTGTGCATGTGGCGGATGAGGCGATGCTGGCGAGGATTATCAGCGAAATTCCCGAGACTGCGCGGCTGCTGATCCGGGCTTTCTGGCCGGGGCCGTTGACGTTGCTGTTGCCGCGGTCGCAGGCTGTGCCGGATGCGGTGACTGCAGGGCGGCCGCTGGTGGGGGTGCGGATGCCCGGGCATCCGGTGGCGCTGGAGGTGATTCGGCGGGCTGGCGTGCCGGTGGCAGCTCCGAGTGCGAATCGGTTTGGGCATACGAGTCCTACGACGGCGGAGCATGTATTGAACGATCTGGATGGGCGGATCGATGCGGTGGTCGATGCGGGACCGACGGCGTTCGGGGTGGAATCGACGGTGCTGGATCCCAATCCGTCGCCGATGATCGTTTACCGCCCCGGAGCGATCACTCTGGATCAGATTCGCACGGTCGCCGGACCTGTGGAGATGTTCGTAGAGCGGGAATCGCTGGCCGTTGAACCGCGCGAGTCGTTGCCATCGCCGGGAGTGGGGCTGCGGCACTATGCGCCGCGGGCGCGGCTGATTCTGGTGGAGGCTGGAGAAGGCCAAAAAAACACTGATCTGGCGTCGCAGCTATATATGGAAGCGGTCATTTTCTCGCGGGAACGCGTGGGCGTGATGCTGCCGTATGGGCTGCCGGGTGAACAAACGGTGGCTGAATCAAGAGACCACTTTGAGGATGTTGCGGAGATTTTCTGGTGGGGCAACTGGTCGGAGCCGGAGGTACTGGCGCAGCGGCTGTTTGCCGGTCTGCGCCAACTGGATGCGGCGGGATGTTCGGTGATTGTATGCCCGGTGCCGCCGGATGGAGGAATTGGCGCTGCGATTCGAGATCGACTGCGCAAGGCGGCGTGGAAGGATAACCCGAAAGCTTGA
- a CDS encoding class IV adenylate cyclase produces MGVIETEIKFRVADTADLEANLSSIGFHLITPRSFETNTLYDTPDRTLRMKRELLRIRQYNGAWLLTHKRIPDSGIGEDSHKHRIETETELSDGSALADVFASIGFVPVFRYEKWRTEWSDDTGHCVIDETPLGVFAELEGASDWIDRVAHQLGVAPEDRMTLSYGRLFEMWREQTGSTAQDLTFAALGQRIP; encoded by the coding sequence ATGGGAGTTATCGAGACAGAGATCAAATTCCGCGTCGCCGACACAGCAGACCTGGAGGCGAATTTATCCTCGATCGGCTTCCATCTCATCACCCCGCGCAGCTTTGAAACCAACACCCTCTACGACACCCCGGACCGCACCCTGCGGATGAAGCGGGAACTCCTGCGCATCCGCCAGTACAACGGTGCCTGGCTGCTGACCCACAAGCGCATCCCCGACTCTGGCATTGGCGAAGACAGCCATAAGCATCGCATCGAAACCGAAACCGAGCTCTCCGACGGCTCGGCACTCGCCGACGTCTTCGCATCCATCGGGTTCGTCCCCGTATTCCGCTACGAAAAATGGCGCACTGAGTGGTCCGACGACACTGGCCACTGCGTCATCGACGAAACCCCGCTCGGAGTCTTCGCCGAACTCGAAGGTGCGTCTGACTGGATCGACCGCGTCGCGCACCAGTTAGGTGTTGCACCCGAAGACCGCATGACCCTCAGCTATGGCCGCCTCTTTGAAATGTGGCGCGAGCAAACCGGCAGCACCGCGCAGGACTTGACCTTCGCCGCACTCGGGCAAAGAATCCCCTGA
- a CDS encoding energy transducer TonB, with product MKWHDLQNSCKGQRRIAAAIMRLAVFAAAMAIAMPLHAADERAIKQRVSPTYPELARRMRISGVVRVSATVSPDGSVSATKTVSGNHMLAGAAEDAVHKWKFVPASDQSTVEVDVNFALAQ from the coding sequence ATGAAATGGCATGATCTTCAGAACTCTTGCAAAGGACAACGGCGGATTGCGGCTGCGATCATGCGACTCGCAGTCTTTGCCGCGGCGATGGCGATTGCCATGCCCCTTCACGCCGCAGACGAGCGCGCGATTAAACAACGCGTATCTCCCACGTACCCCGAGTTGGCTCGACGCATGCGCATCAGCGGCGTCGTGCGCGTCTCCGCAACTGTATCGCCCGATGGCAGCGTCTCTGCAACCAAGACCGTCAGCGGCAACCACATGCTCGCTGGAGCCGCGGAAGATGCTGTCCATAAATGGAAATTCGTTCCCGCGTCGGATCAATCGACCGTCGAAGTCGACGTCAATTTCGCGCTGGCACAGTAG
- the secA gene encoding preprotein translocase subunit SecA: MFGKLLTKIFGTNNERVIKRLLPIVTQINALEPHIIPLTDDELRAKTNEFRIRIAARIEGITDEDEIRTAEKAALDELLPEAFAVVREAGKRAVKMRHFDVQMIGGMVLHQGKIAEMRTGEGKTLVATLSCYLNALAGHGVHVVTVNDYLAKRDAEWMGKIYEFLGMTVGVIVHDLSDDQRREAYAADITYGTNNEFGFDYLRDNMKFELKDCVQRGHYYSIVDEVDSILIDESRTPLIISGPTDQTTDKYARVKSIIPKLELGEETDPGQGEAKIFTGDYVVDEKHRTIGVTDEGWFKIEELLGIDNIADPENWDLKHYVEVAIKAHALYKRDVDYVVKDGEVIIVDTFTGRLMPGRRWSDGLHQSVEAKEGVNIRKEDQTLATITFQNYFRLYKKLSGMTGTAETEAAEFDKIYKLDITVIPTNKPMLRGDGSDIVYRTIKEKYKAVADDIATLHETGQPVLVGTTSIEKSELLSQTLQRKGVKHVVLNAKFHEREAEIVAQAGRLGMVTIATNMAGRGTDIILGGNPDFMTRQELVKKGLARAISAAEGAINPMAPAGFLRFYYQGQEFETPEQQWQEVNSVHAAAVQAEHVQVIEAGGLFILGTERHESRRIDNQLRGRAGRQGDPGASRFYLSLEDDLMRIFAKAWVSTLLERLGMEEGVPIESKMISKRIEGAQKAVESQNFEQRKHLLEYDDVMNKQREAVYGLRRSLLLAVEQRELILEDYLSNILSLILDEFAPETAHPEQWNLKGLKEKLIGQFGFDLEAQKLDPMELTRHELGDAIYNRLRADYESKEKILGAEAMRYHERMVMLSVLDGLWKDHLLAMDHLKEGIGMRGYAQQDPLVAYKKESFEMFEAMMTRFQEDTARYLFRMQIVGPDGQPFTEAPELDRTVPAAPPVESAVLEPAAVSARSQVREIAVPTRAPSTTIDALEKEFERKKKREIEAARFAGSQASSEPAQRHAGSKVGRNDPCPCGSGKKYKKCHGVEA, encoded by the coding sequence TTGTTCGGTAAGCTGCTTACAAAAATCTTTGGCACCAATAACGAGCGCGTAATCAAGCGCCTGTTGCCGATTGTCACTCAAATCAACGCTCTTGAGCCTCATATCATTCCGCTGACGGATGATGAGCTGCGGGCCAAGACGAATGAATTCCGCATCCGAATTGCTGCACGTATCGAAGGGATCACGGACGAGGACGAGATCCGGACTGCCGAGAAGGCTGCGCTCGACGAACTGCTGCCGGAGGCCTTTGCCGTGGTGCGCGAGGCGGGCAAGCGCGCGGTCAAGATGCGGCACTTTGACGTGCAGATGATCGGCGGCATGGTGCTGCACCAGGGCAAGATTGCCGAGATGCGTACCGGCGAAGGCAAGACGCTGGTGGCGACGCTCTCCTGCTATCTGAATGCGCTGGCCGGGCATGGTGTGCATGTGGTCACAGTGAACGATTACCTGGCCAAGCGCGATGCCGAGTGGATGGGTAAGATTTACGAGTTCCTGGGCATGACGGTGGGCGTGATCGTGCATGATCTGAGTGACGATCAGAGGCGCGAGGCTTATGCAGCGGACATCACCTATGGGACCAACAACGAGTTCGGCTTCGACTATCTTCGCGACAACATGAAGTTTGAGTTGAAGGACTGTGTCCAGCGCGGGCACTACTACTCCATCGTCGACGAGGTTGACTCGATCCTGATAGATGAGTCGCGGACGCCGCTGATCATCTCTGGGCCGACGGATCAGACGACGGACAAGTATGCGCGTGTGAAATCGATCATTCCGAAGCTGGAACTGGGCGAGGAGACTGACCCAGGACAGGGCGAGGCGAAGATCTTCACCGGCGACTATGTTGTCGATGAGAAGCACCGGACGATCGGCGTCACGGACGAGGGCTGGTTCAAGATCGAGGAGTTGCTGGGGATCGACAACATTGCCGATCCGGAAAACTGGGATCTGAAGCACTACGTCGAAGTGGCGATCAAGGCGCATGCTCTCTACAAACGCGATGTGGATTATGTGGTCAAGGACGGCGAAGTCATCATTGTCGACACCTTTACCGGACGCCTGATGCCGGGGCGGCGCTGGTCGGATGGACTGCACCAGTCGGTGGAGGCGAAGGAAGGCGTCAACATCCGCAAGGAAGATCAGACGCTGGCGACGATTACCTTCCAGAACTATTTCCGTTTGTATAAGAAGCTGTCCGGCATGACGGGAACGGCGGAGACGGAAGCGGCGGAGTTCGACAAGATCTACAAGCTGGATATCACGGTTATTCCGACGAACAAGCCGATGCTGCGTGGGGATGGTTCGGATATTGTGTACCGGACGATCAAGGAGAAGTACAAGGCTGTTGCGGATGATATTGCCACGCTGCATGAGACGGGGCAGCCGGTGCTGGTGGGTACGACTTCGATCGAGAAGAGCGAGCTGTTGTCGCAGACCTTGCAGCGCAAGGGCGTGAAGCACGTGGTGCTGAACGCCAAGTTCCATGAGCGCGAGGCGGAGATTGTCGCGCAGGCCGGGCGGCTGGGGATGGTGACCATCGCCACGAACATGGCCGGACGCGGCACGGATATTATTCTCGGCGGCAATCCGGATTTCATGACGCGGCAGGAGCTGGTGAAAAAGGGATTGGCGCGGGCGATCAGTGCCGCTGAGGGTGCGATCAACCCCATGGCTCCGGCGGGGTTTCTGCGCTTCTATTACCAGGGGCAGGAGTTTGAGACGCCCGAACAGCAGTGGCAGGAAGTGAACAGCGTTCATGCCGCGGCGGTGCAGGCGGAACACGTTCAAGTCATTGAGGCCGGCGGGCTGTTTATCCTGGGCACGGAACGGCATGAGTCGCGGCGTATCGATAACCAGTTGCGTGGCCGTGCCGGCCGGCAGGGCGATCCGGGCGCTTCGCGGTTTTATCTATCGCTGGAAGACGACCTGATGCGCATCTTCGCAAAGGCGTGGGTTTCGACGCTGCTGGAGCGCCTGGGGATGGAAGAGGGCGTGCCGATCGAGTCGAAGATGATTTCGAAGCGCATCGAGGGCGCGCAAAAGGCGGTCGAGTCGCAGAACTTCGAGCAGCGCAAGCACCTGCTGGAGTACGACGATGTGATGAACAAGCAGCGCGAGGCGGTGTATGGACTGCGCCGTTCCCTGCTCTTGGCTGTCGAGCAGCGGGAGCTGATTCTTGAGGATTACCTTTCCAATATTCTAAGCCTGATTCTGGATGAGTTCGCTCCGGAGACGGCGCATCCGGAGCAGTGGAATCTGAAGGGACTGAAGGAGAAGTTGATCGGGCAGTTCGGGTTCGATCTGGAAGCGCAGAAGCTTGATCCGATGGAGTTGACGCGTCACGAACTGGGGGATGCGATCTACAACAGGCTGCGCGCGGATTACGAGTCCAAGGAGAAGATTCTCGGCGCTGAGGCGATGCGCTACCACGAGCGGATGGTGATGCTTTCGGTGCTGGACGGCCTTTGGAAGGATCATCTGCTGGCGATGGACCACCTGAAGGAAGGGATCGGGATGCGCGGGTATGCGCAACAGGATCCGCTGGTGGCGTACAAGAAAGAGTCGTTCGAGATGTTCGAGGCGATGATGACTCGCTTCCAGGAAGATACGGCGCGGTATCTGTTCCGGATGCAGATTGTCGGGCCGGATGGACAGCCTTTCACGGAAGCGCCGGAGTTGGATCGGACGGTTCCGGCGGCGCCTCCGGTGGAGAGCGCTGTGCTGGAACCTGCGGCGGTTTCGGCGCGAAGTCAGGTGAGGGAGATTGCGGTGCCAACGCGGGCCCCGAGCACGACGATCGATGCGCTTGAGAAGGAGTTCGAGCGCAAGAAGAAGCGGGAAATCGAAGCGGCTCGTTTCGCGGGGTCGCAGGCGAGCAGCGAACCGGCGCAACGTCATGCAGGCAGCAAGGTTGGACGCAACGATCCTTGCCCGTGCGGTTCCGGGAAGAAGTACAAGAAATGCCACGGCGTGGAAGCCTGA
- the glgA gene encoding glycogen synthase GlgA, whose amino-acid sequence MHIVFAASECEPFAQTGGMADVIAALPPALVKLGHRVTVYLPLYKSARSFLPEELTFAVRSITIPFPYYNRFAGIVDGGERDGVQFYFVDCPELFDRDGIYGPTTGVGDFSDNAERFGLFCRVVLEAAKQLGVPEIFHVHDWQSSLLPVMLRSVYYFDPLLRSAATVLTVHNAMYQGWHSKKTIEQLLLPWDLFTHDKVEVNDSFNFLKGGLVFSDYLTTVSRTYAGEIQTAEYGAGLEGVFQRRRLDLRGILNGVDYSRWDPARDPKLAAHYSPEHLEGKVECRRDLLHAFGLENVPDTTPVMGIVSRFSTQKGMDFVAQIADQLLERDIVLVAIGEGEPYYENFFRSLAARSPHKVAARVKFDEALAHKVQAGSDIFLMPSRYEPCGLNQMYSLKYGAVTVVRATGGLDDAVEEWDAAAGTGTGFKFYGYQAQDLMAAIDRALAAFQDKAGWRKLMWNGMAKNFSWEHPAREYVEVYEEVLRRRG is encoded by the coding sequence ATGCATATTGTATTTGCTGCTTCCGAGTGTGAACCGTTTGCCCAGACCGGCGGGATGGCGGATGTGATTGCAGCGCTGCCGCCGGCGCTGGTGAAGCTGGGACATCGGGTGACGGTCTATCTGCCGCTTTACAAGTCTGCGCGGTCGTTTTTGCCGGAGGAACTGACGTTTGCCGTCCGGTCGATTACGATTCCGTTTCCGTATTACAACCGGTTCGCGGGAATTGTGGACGGGGGAGAGCGGGATGGAGTGCAGTTTTACTTTGTAGATTGTCCGGAGCTCTTTGACCGGGACGGGATCTATGGACCGACGACCGGGGTCGGGGATTTTTCGGATAATGCGGAGCGGTTTGGGCTGTTTTGCCGGGTGGTGCTGGAGGCGGCGAAGCAACTGGGCGTGCCGGAGATTTTCCATGTGCATGACTGGCAGAGTTCACTCCTGCCGGTGATGCTGCGCTCGGTGTATTACTTCGATCCGTTGCTTCGGTCAGCGGCTACAGTGCTGACGGTTCACAATGCGATGTATCAGGGTTGGCACTCGAAGAAGACGATTGAGCAACTGCTCTTGCCCTGGGACCTGTTTACGCATGACAAGGTTGAGGTGAATGACTCGTTCAACTTCCTCAAGGGCGGGTTGGTGTTTTCGGATTACCTGACTACGGTGAGCCGGACGTATGCGGGGGAGATCCAGACGGCGGAGTATGGCGCCGGACTGGAGGGTGTTTTTCAGCGGCGACGGTTGGACCTGCGGGGAATCCTGAATGGTGTGGATTATTCGCGGTGGGACCCGGCGCGCGATCCTAAGCTGGCGGCGCATTATTCGCCTGAGCACCTGGAAGGGAAAGTGGAGTGCCGGCGTGATCTGCTGCACGCCTTTGGCCTTGAGAATGTGCCGGATACAACGCCGGTGATGGGGATTGTTTCGCGGTTTTCGACGCAGAAGGGCATGGATTTTGTGGCGCAGATCGCCGATCAGTTGCTGGAGCGGGATATAGTGCTGGTGGCGATTGGAGAGGGTGAGCCGTATTACGAAAACTTCTTCCGGAGTCTTGCGGCGCGCAGTCCGCATAAGGTTGCGGCACGGGTCAAGTTCGACGAGGCGCTCGCGCACAAGGTGCAGGCGGGGTCGGATATTTTCCTGATGCCTTCGCGGTATGAGCCGTGCGGGCTGAATCAGATGTATTCGTTGAAGTATGGGGCGGTTACGGTGGTGCGCGCTACGGGTGGGCTCGACGATGCGGTCGAGGAGTGGGATGCTGCGGCTGGGACTGGGACTGGGTTCAAGTTTTATGGGTATCAGGCACAGGATCTGATGGCTGCGATCGACCGGGCGCTGGCAGCGTTTCAGGACAAGGCCGGTTGGCGGAAGCTGATGTGGAATGGGATGGCGAAGAATTTTTCCTGGGAGCATCCGGCGCGGGAGTATGTAGAAGTCTACGAGGAAGTTTTGCGGCGGCGGGGATAA
- the rsmA gene encoding 16S rRNA (adenine(1518)-N(6)/adenine(1519)-N(6))-dimethyltransferase RsmA — protein sequence MAAKSKLGQNFLRAPKAIERIIAALGPLGTRTVVEIGPGKGAITEGLAAQAKHLITIELDRELAWMLQERFSPEKGFHNVTVCRQDVLGFDFAAAAKVAEESLLVVGNLPYYITSPILLRLAASAAAIDRAVLMVQREVADRVTARPESRDYGLLSVTLQLYGSTEPLLTLPPEAFAPPPEVHSTVFRWIFAPRFSELGVEEAAFIAFLKQCFAQKRKTLSNNLRAAAQSADRIGDAFVTTGISPQIRAEALTVEELAAIWRALSR from the coding sequence ATGGCCGCAAAATCAAAGCTGGGACAGAATTTCCTGCGCGCCCCCAAGGCAATCGAACGCATCATCGCCGCGCTCGGGCCACTCGGCACCCGAACCGTCGTCGAAATCGGCCCCGGCAAAGGAGCCATCACCGAAGGCCTTGCCGCCCAGGCAAAGCATTTAATCACCATAGAACTCGACCGCGAGCTCGCCTGGATGCTCCAAGAGCGTTTCTCCCCCGAAAAGGGCTTCCACAACGTCACCGTTTGCCGCCAGGACGTCCTTGGCTTTGATTTCGCCGCTGCGGCCAAAGTTGCGGAAGAATCACTGCTCGTCGTTGGAAATCTGCCGTACTACATCACCTCGCCCATCCTGCTCCGCCTCGCCGCCAGCGCAGCGGCAATTGACCGTGCCGTTCTGATGGTCCAGCGCGAGGTCGCCGACCGCGTCACCGCCCGGCCGGAATCGCGCGACTACGGCCTGCTCTCCGTCACCCTTCAACTCTACGGAAGCACCGAGCCGCTCCTCACTCTGCCGCCGGAAGCCTTCGCCCCGCCGCCCGAGGTACACTCCACTGTCTTCCGCTGGATCTTTGCTCCGCGCTTCTCCGAACTAGGAGTTGAAGAAGCGGCGTTCATAGCATTTCTTAAGCAGTGCTTCGCCCAAAAGCGCAAGACGCTCTCGAATAATCTCCGCGCCGCCGCACAATCGGCAGACCGTATCGGCGACGCCTTCGTAACCACGGGTATCTCGCCGCAGATCCGCGCCGAAGCTCTCACCGTAGAGGAACTGGCCGCCATCTGGCGCGCTCTTTCCCGCTGA
- a CDS encoding FecR family protein — MKTFTHTSAKGSRPELSDGPAHWVASLTGLGKILPAAGAIFVLAACAVWATAAAALPLDDDDAPDVAQTGSDSRAVRLSTVEGQVRVIQDGQVIADPAYANLPLFEGAEVNTGNDGRAEVQLEDGSLVRLSPNSMLTFTVLQQQGTGSRTEVVLNNGLAYFELQPSNEEHSLRVSYGPASFSASSFSVVRLTLDTPPGEMALFSGNVHLDRGDSMQLDMHGGESLTLDANDQTRYNLAESIEPDSWDSWNADRDQVLNQEAGEKTAASSGYVNSQGVGMGDLDANGNWYDVPGQGYVWSPFDAQAAGASWDPYGYGRWVNYPGYGFIWNSGYDWGYAPFQCGLWNYYDNFGWGWAPGGGCSPWWYGTGWGYNIGTGPRGYLPPRRPGGGGPGHPHPVGSRTLVAANVIPVDRRTVKTVNMAQYARPAQPVMIGGHTVAPLRPVAPRPGYDRGAAFANRESGREAGGYYPSPTRPAATYMHPGQSGYSGTRMSSMPASHAQSFSSSSSSASHSSYSGGGGMSGGGGHVGGSSGGGGGGGGGSHK; from the coding sequence ATGAAAACTTTTACGCATACCTCTGCCAAGGGTTCTCGACCAGAGCTGAGCGACGGGCCGGCGCATTGGGTTGCATCTTTGACGGGACTCGGGAAAATCCTGCCTGCGGCTGGAGCGATTTTTGTGCTCGCCGCGTGTGCTGTCTGGGCTACGGCTGCTGCTGCTTTGCCACTCGATGACGATGATGCTCCGGATGTCGCGCAGACCGGGTCCGATTCGCGTGCGGTGCGGTTAAGCACGGTTGAGGGGCAGGTGCGGGTGATTCAGGATGGACAGGTGATCGCCGATCCGGCTTACGCCAATCTACCGCTCTTCGAGGGCGCGGAGGTGAACACCGGCAACGACGGGCGGGCCGAGGTTCAGTTGGAGGACGGGAGTCTGGTGCGCCTGTCGCCGAATTCGATGCTGACATTTACTGTTTTGCAGCAGCAGGGAACCGGATCGCGCACGGAGGTTGTGCTGAATAACGGCCTGGCGTATTTCGAACTGCAGCCGAGTAATGAGGAGCACAGCCTGCGGGTGAGTTATGGCCCTGCGTCTTTTTCGGCGAGCAGTTTTTCCGTGGTGAGGCTCACGCTGGACACGCCTCCGGGAGAGATGGCGTTATTTTCCGGGAATGTGCATCTGGATCGCGGCGATTCGATGCAACTGGATATGCATGGCGGAGAGAGCCTGACCCTGGATGCGAACGATCAGACTCGCTACAACCTTGCCGAGTCGATCGAGCCGGATTCGTGGGATAGCTGGAATGCGGATCGCGACCAGGTGCTGAACCAGGAGGCGGGCGAAAAGACGGCGGCCAGCAGCGGTTATGTGAATTCGCAGGGCGTCGGAATGGGCGATCTGGATGCCAACGGAAATTGGTATGACGTTCCGGGCCAGGGATATGTGTGGTCGCCGTTCGATGCGCAGGCGGCTGGCGCGTCGTGGGATCCATATGGATACGGCAGGTGGGTCAACTATCCGGGGTATGGGTTTATCTGGAATTCGGGGTACGACTGGGGCTATGCGCCGTTCCAGTGCGGATTGTGGAATTACTACGATAACTTCGGCTGGGGCTGGGCTCCGGGTGGAGGCTGCAGTCCGTGGTGGTATGGCACCGGTTGGGGATACAACATCGGCACCGGCCCGCGAGGTTATCTTCCGCCGCGGCGTCCGGGGGGTGGCGGACCGGGGCACCCGCATCCGGTGGGAAGTCGCACACTGGTGGCGGCGAACGTGATTCCGGTGGACCGCCGCACGGTCAAGACTGTCAATATGGCACAATATGCGCGGCCGGCGCAGCCAGTAATGATTGGCGGGCATACCGTGGCGCCACTGCGGCCGGTTGCTCCGCGACCGGGCTATGATCGCGGGGCGGCGTTCGCGAATCGCGAGTCTGGCCGCGAGGCGGGCGGCTACTATCCTAGTCCGACGAGGCCTGCTGCGACGTATATGCATCCTGGGCAATCGGGGTATTCGGGCACACGGATGTCTTCGATGCCGGCCAGCCATGCGCAGTCGTTCTCTTCTTCCTCGTCTTCCGCTTCGCATTCGTCATATTCCGGTGGCGGTGGGATGAGCGGTGGTGGTGGTCATGTCGGGGGCAGCAGTGGCGGAGGCGGTGGTGGTGGTGGCGGAAGCCACAAATAA
- the ruvC gene encoding crossover junction endodeoxyribonuclease RuvC codes for MRVMGIDCGTEITGFGVVESDDESRNPRLICRAFGGIRLPKQKTMPQRLKQVFDELNTVLEEWRPDVVAVEEVFYSVNAKSALKLGQVRGVALLTIAQMGLPLAEYAPLKIKSSVVGYGLAGKEQVQFMVARLLGLDAPPEPPDAADALAIAICHIHTAQTLAMQETRG; via the coding sequence ATGCGGGTAATGGGGATCGATTGCGGGACGGAGATCACCGGTTTCGGGGTGGTGGAGTCGGACGATGAGAGCCGGAATCCCCGGTTGATTTGCCGGGCGTTCGGTGGGATTCGCCTGCCGAAACAGAAGACGATGCCGCAGCGGCTGAAGCAGGTATTTGACGAGCTCAATACGGTGCTTGAAGAGTGGCGTCCTGACGTGGTCGCTGTGGAAGAGGTCTTTTATTCTGTGAATGCCAAGTCGGCGCTAAAGCTGGGACAGGTGCGGGGGGTGGCGCTGCTGACGATCGCTCAGATGGGTTTGCCGCTGGCTGAGTATGCTCCGCTGAAGATCAAGTCTTCGGTGGTGGGCTATGGGCTGGCGGGCAAGGAGCAGGTGCAATTCATGGTGGCCCGGCTGCTGGGTCTGGATGCGCCGCCCGAGCCGCCCGACGCGGCGGATGCGCTGGCGATCGCCATTTGTCACATTCACACGGCGCAGACACTCGCGATGCAGGAGACTCGGGGATGA